A single region of the Saprospiraceae bacterium genome encodes:
- a CDS encoding C1 family peptidase, translated as MSAKKNHTVYFWLIMPAYICTKTTFKQVLIFFLFLCFLVSTAQSQSYPTGLLLDDEDYESQTFTSTNIQFDGSKALTRRVDLEPYCPEVRHQGEISSCVGWSSGYAALTIERAIANGWTNKQQITENANSALFVFNQVQKIDCDNGIVISKALQVLQERGNCLAREFDFDVNDCSREASQTHFSSARQYQISDYIPLFKPDAPVEEKTQMLKRVLAQNKPVIVGMRILQNFLTIQEGDDNWWPTIGNKTPAGGHAMVVIGFDDDKFKSPNPDPNMAGAFKLMNSWGKNWGDRGFIWVRYAHFAEYCRYAFAIMLKNGEPINLEEDPESLTVDTEQPTTQSNPNITSENPNLATTTSRKLLSLSGSFGFQQFTGEWYNNKPVFEEAKVQLNNGYYTLEGTPKTGDKFQLYAKNGFDNGYIYVFSVDAVGKTEVHFPKTQANNVKIQSRESAMVMSGGAQLNIPGGNRVLTLTQPGDDYLVVLFSTQKITQDIQVFCDMLLSDTHALVQSIYDKLGEWMVTPTDVTYAKKEMGFEVSTRSDGKIVPLILKVNVSE; from the coding sequence ATGTCTGCGAAAAAAAATCATACGGTTTACTTTTGGCTAATCATGCCTGCCTACATATGCACTAAAACAACCTTCAAACAAGTGTTAATCTTTTTTCTTTTCCTATGCTTTTTGGTTTCAACCGCTCAATCCCAATCCTACCCAACGGGTTTGCTGCTGGATGACGAGGACTATGAATCACAAACTTTCACCTCCACCAATATTCAATTCGATGGCTCTAAGGCATTGACCCGCCGGGTAGACTTGGAGCCTTATTGTCCCGAAGTCAGACACCAGGGCGAAATTTCGTCTTGCGTTGGCTGGTCAAGCGGCTATGCAGCATTGACCATAGAGCGGGCGATTGCGAATGGCTGGACCAACAAGCAGCAAATTACAGAGAATGCTAATTCGGCGCTTTTCGTTTTTAACCAAGTACAAAAAATTGACTGCGACAATGGCATTGTCATTTCTAAAGCGCTGCAAGTATTGCAAGAAAGAGGAAATTGCCTGGCAAGAGAATTTGACTTTGATGTCAACGATTGTTCAAGAGAAGCTTCCCAGACACATTTTTCTAGTGCCCGACAATACCAAATCAGCGACTACATCCCTCTGTTTAAACCGGACGCCCCAGTCGAAGAAAAAACGCAAATGCTCAAAAGAGTATTGGCCCAAAATAAACCCGTCATTGTAGGGATGAGAATTTTGCAAAATTTCCTGACCATTCAGGAGGGAGATGATAACTGGTGGCCTACCATTGGCAATAAAACCCCGGCAGGAGGGCACGCTATGGTCGTCATCGGATTTGATGATGATAAATTTAAAAGCCCTAATCCTGATCCCAATATGGCAGGGGCTTTTAAGCTCATGAATAGTTGGGGGAAAAATTGGGGCGATCGGGGATTCATTTGGGTTCGATATGCCCATTTTGCCGAATACTGCCGTTATGCCTTTGCCATTATGCTGAAAAATGGTGAACCTATCAATCTGGAGGAGGACCCAGAATCACTGACTGTAGACACGGAACAGCCAACCACTCAAAGCAATCCCAATATTACTAGCGAAAACCCAAACCTGGCTACGACTACTTCTCGAAAATTATTGAGCCTTTCTGGCTCCTTTGGTTTCCAACAATTTACGGGAGAATGGTATAACAACAAGCCGGTCTTCGAAGAAGCAAAAGTACAACTCAACAATGGCTATTATACCCTAGAAGGAACCCCTAAAACTGGCGATAAATTTCAATTATATGCCAAAAATGGTTTCGACAATGGTTATATTTACGTCTTCAGCGTCGATGCAGTCGGTAAAACGGAAGTTCATTTCCCCAAAACCCAAGCCAACAACGTAAAAATACAAAGCAGAGAATCGGCCATGGTAATGAGTGGTGGGGCGCAATTGAATATCCCAGGAGGCAATAGGGTACTAACCCTAACCCAACCAGGTGACGACTATTTGGTTGTGCTGTTTTCTACGCAGAAAATCACACAAGACATTCAGGTTTTTTGTGATATGCTATTATCTGATACACATGCTTTAGTTCAGTCCATTTATGATAAACTTGGCGAATGGATGGTTACACCTACTGATGTGACTTACGCTAAAAAGGAAATGGGCTTTGAAGTCAGTACCCGTAGCGATGGAAAAATCGTACCCCTTATCCTAAAAGTTAACGTCTCAGAATAA
- a CDS encoding caspase family protein produces the protein MKHLLLILITFPLLLSAQQPNETPLWTDIIGVNSSNVLTKVIEATNGNVVAVGEIQNSGKDGLFVVYDFSNGTQLAKVAYGDRKDDVLQSIVQTADGHFILVGYTASFGSKSKGWLIKVDEKGNALWEKTPGKGQDNSLYELVLLSDHTLVASGISDGVLWMIGFDQDGNIKWDKTFPDVPMQNLEGMKCNNKNELFLTGNTLKSGDTEKDNAYVLKTDANGKKIWGHEYGERGWEEAKDLIITQDGNLAVIGNTINGGFGKIDMWLVKINALSGTQLWAQAFGGREDDYAHAVLETFDGEFIIIGKTLSHERGARDTNARLVGVGRGGDRQWEINPGKERDDEGRDIIQLHDESILFVGSTNQKENGAWITKYASMKQAVLISAKGDLNIARTKFWLNTNDGYLQPNMRSYVSFTLTNQEAFNLDNVSVRLIDQNQNKEITYWPNTYIGPLKRGETKEIKIPVSAKTIAETADNTFGVSILSNNQEISTFNEIIKTKNPRPATLVIAREIVRTEGSSEFSPRSITVEIENTGDQTAIGGRLIFNVPEGIQILGNKEMAIGEILPRANKQLNLRIQKKALHDKTEAQIECVIEDAKGQRTRKNITVNFDVYVTSDGFEDILFTTPNEAKINIKRIPADQPFFKIEATISTAQGNLKPEDATVRINGKSPDASKMDEEDLKPPTKVGNKLRYAYENLIPLEEGENHITIEFKTDNGILQSRELVVTYTPKKANLHVLSIGIPHKDLKFTANDARDFAAMFDNQAGKDKAYEKAFINSLYLPEQTRKTPIYAAFADLRQRYGNDNREDKISDGDVLIVFVSSHGKEDNGAFKILASDYDLYPTAAMIDYQKEILDILDGIKCKKFIFIDACHSGAAEGGRESSLQVRRALEKINNAYPGMNVVTSSQQDQLSYEDDSWQNGAFTEATIEAFKNTLCTDDNGSYLADEDADKNISFDELFNFLKKRVRSLVKSVKGKEQMPKKNENESGGDFPIFILHE, from the coding sequence ATGAAACACCTTCTCTTAATTCTAATTACTTTTCCCTTATTGCTGAGTGCACAACAACCCAATGAGACCCCGCTCTGGACAGATATTATTGGGGTTAATTCCTCCAATGTATTAACCAAAGTAATAGAGGCGACAAATGGTAACGTAGTCGCTGTTGGAGAAATTCAAAACAGTGGCAAGGATGGTCTTTTTGTCGTTTACGACTTTAGTAACGGCACCCAACTAGCAAAGGTAGCTTACGGGGACCGGAAAGATGATGTCCTGCAATCCATCGTACAAACGGCAGATGGCCATTTTATTTTGGTAGGCTACACGGCGTCCTTTGGTAGTAAATCCAAAGGGTGGTTGATCAAAGTAGATGAAAAAGGGAATGCCCTTTGGGAAAAAACGCCAGGAAAAGGCCAGGACAACAGCTTGTACGAATTGGTTTTACTTAGTGATCACACCCTCGTTGCCAGTGGTATTTCCGACGGGGTATTGTGGATGATAGGCTTCGACCAAGATGGGAATATTAAATGGGATAAAACATTCCCTGATGTCCCGATGCAAAACCTGGAAGGGATGAAATGCAATAATAAAAATGAGCTTTTCCTAACAGGCAATACCCTTAAATCGGGAGACACTGAAAAAGATAATGCCTATGTTTTAAAGACCGATGCCAATGGCAAAAAAATATGGGGACATGAATATGGGGAAAGGGGTTGGGAAGAAGCCAAAGACCTCATTATCACCCAAGATGGCAACCTGGCGGTCATTGGCAATACCATTAATGGTGGTTTTGGTAAAATTGACATGTGGCTGGTCAAAATCAACGCATTGTCAGGCACCCAACTGTGGGCCCAGGCTTTTGGTGGACGCGAGGACGACTATGCGCATGCCGTCTTGGAAACCTTTGATGGCGAATTTATTATTATTGGAAAAACCCTCTCCCATGAAAGAGGCGCCAGAGATACGAATGCCCGGCTGGTGGGCGTGGGCAGAGGAGGCGACCGGCAATGGGAAATTAATCCCGGCAAAGAACGCGATGACGAAGGCCGCGACATTATACAATTACACGATGAAAGTATTCTGTTTGTAGGAAGTACCAACCAAAAAGAAAATGGTGCCTGGATTACCAAATATGCTTCAATGAAACAAGCCGTGCTCATTAGCGCCAAGGGCGACCTAAACATCGCACGCACCAAATTCTGGCTTAATACCAACGATGGCTACCTGCAACCCAATATGCGTTCCTATGTCTCTTTTACTCTAACCAATCAGGAGGCTTTCAACCTGGATAATGTTAGTGTAAGATTAATTGACCAAAACCAAAACAAAGAAATCACCTACTGGCCAAATACTTACATCGGCCCGCTCAAAAGAGGGGAAACTAAAGAAATAAAAATTCCGGTATCGGCTAAAACCATCGCCGAAACAGCAGATAATACTTTTGGTGTCAGCATCCTCTCCAACAACCAGGAAATATCAACTTTCAACGAAATCATAAAAACTAAAAACCCACGCCCGGCTACCCTCGTGATCGCTAGAGAAATCGTACGCACAGAGGGAAGCAGTGAGTTTAGCCCCAGAAGCATCACCGTGGAAATAGAAAATACAGGTGACCAGACCGCCATCGGCGGCCGCCTGATATTTAATGTACCTGAAGGCATACAAATATTGGGCAACAAGGAGATGGCCATCGGTGAAATACTTCCTCGGGCAAACAAACAACTCAACCTGAGAATTCAGAAAAAAGCACTCCACGACAAGACGGAGGCCCAAATAGAATGTGTGATTGAAGATGCGAAGGGACAACGAACCAGGAAAAACATCACTGTCAACTTTGATGTGTATGTCACTTCTGATGGCTTTGAAGACATCCTCTTCACTACGCCCAACGAAGCGAAGATTAATATTAAACGGATCCCTGCTGACCAACCTTTCTTTAAGATAGAAGCGACCATTAGTACCGCCCAAGGCAACCTAAAACCAGAGGACGCCACCGTGAGAATCAATGGGAAATCCCCAGATGCTTCCAAGATGGACGAAGAGGACCTCAAGCCGCCAACAAAAGTCGGAAATAAACTCAGGTATGCCTATGAAAACCTCATTCCACTGGAGGAAGGGGAAAACCATATCACGATAGAATTTAAAACGGATAATGGTATTTTACAGTCTCGGGAATTGGTGGTCACCTATACGCCTAAAAAAGCCAACTTACACGTGTTATCCATTGGTATCCCCCACAAGGACCTCAAATTTACAGCTAATGATGCCCGCGATTTTGCCGCCATGTTCGACAACCAGGCAGGCAAGGATAAAGCGTATGAAAAAGCCTTTATCAACTCCCTCTACTTGCCTGAGCAAACGCGTAAAACGCCAATTTATGCGGCTTTTGCGGATCTTCGGCAACGCTATGGCAATGATAATCGGGAGGATAAAATAAGTGATGGGGACGTGCTCATTGTATTTGTTTCTTCTCACGGAAAGGAGGACAATGGCGCCTTCAAAATCCTGGCCTCTGATTATGATCTCTACCCTACAGCAGCCATGATCGATTACCAAAAAGAAATACTCGATATCCTGGATGGAATCAAATGCAAAAAATTCATCTTTATCGATGCTTGCCATAGTGGCGCCGCAGAAGGTGGCAGGGAATCATCCCTTCAGGTACGTCGGGCTTTGGAGAAAATCAACAATGCGTACCCGGGCATGAATGTGGTTACTTCCAGCCAACAAGATCAACTGTCTTATGAAGACGATAGCTGGCAAAATGGCGCCTTCACCGAGGCAACCATCGAAGCCTTTAAAAATACCCTTTGTACGGATGATAATGGTTCCTACCTCGCCGATGAAGATGCTGACAAGAATATTTCCTTCGATGAATTGTTCAATTTCCTTAAAAAACGGGTGCGTAGCCTGGTAAAATCAGTCAAAGGGAAAGAACAAATGCCTAAGAAAAACGAAAATGAAAGTGGTGGAGATTTTCCTATCTTCATCCTCCACGAATAA